Proteins encoded together in one Procambarus clarkii isolate CNS0578487 chromosome 67, FALCON_Pclarkii_2.0, whole genome shotgun sequence window:
- the LOC138355398 gene encoding proline-rich protein 36-like yields MLDNEMQFEGGRYWLEIYSGTMMSETVKEGGVGARSPPRGAGLPLALAAVKPPLALAAVKPPLALAAVKPPLALATVNPPLAAVNPPLALATVNPPLALAAVNPPLALATVNPPLALAAVNPPLALATVNPPLALATVNPPLALATVKPPLALATVKPPLALATVNPPLALATVKPPLALAAVKPPLALAAVKPPLALAAVKPPLALAAVKPPLALAAVKPPLALAAVKPPLVLAAVKPPLALAAVKPPLALAAVKPPLALAAVKPPLALAAVKPPLALAAVKPPLALAAVKPPLPLAAVKPPLALATVNPPLGAASQMVPESEVIYERLTARQVALEPPDTRQVALEPPDTRQVALEPPDTRQVALEPPDTRQVALEDSDTRQVFLEDPDTRQVFLEDSDTRQVFLEDLDTRQVFLEDPDTRQVFLEDSDTRQVFLEDPDTRQVALEPPDTRQVFLEDPDTRQVFLEDSDTRQVFLEDSDTRQVFLEDLDTRQVFLEDPDTRQVFLEDPDTRQVFLEDPDTRLEEVLPPPQVTFWVSGVPSLVPPDAGGATPPATPPATPAATPLATPPATPPATPPATPPATPPATPPATPPATPPATPPATPPATPPATPPATPPATPPATPPATPPATPPATPPATPPATPPATPPATPPATPPATPPATPPATPPATPPATPPATPPATPPATPPATPPATPPATPPATPPATPPATPPATPPATPPATPPATPPATPPATPPATPPATPPATPPATPPATPPATPPATPPATPPATPPATPPATPPATPPATPPATPPATPPATPPATPPATPPATPPATPPATPPATPPATPPATSPATPPATPPATPPATPPATPPATPPATPPATPPATPPATPPATPPATPPATPPATPPATPPATPPATPPATPPATPPATPPATPPATPPATPPATPPATPAATPPATPAATPPATPPATPPATPPATPPATPPATPPATPPATPPATPPATPPATPPATPPATPPATPPATPPATPPATPPATPPATPAATPPATPPAT; encoded by the exons atgctcgataatGAAATGCAGTTTGAGGGTGGCAGATACTggcttgaaatttactctggcacaatGATGTCTGAAACAGTGAAGGAG ggtggggtgggggcaCGGTCCCCGCCACGTGGTGCTGGGCTACCACTGGCCCTGGCCGCTGTCAAGCCACCACTGGCCCTGGCCGCTGTCAAGCCACCACTGGCCCTGGCCGCTGTCAAGCCACCACTGGCCCTGGCCACTGTCAACCCACCACTGGCCGCTGTCAACCCACCACTGGCCCTGGCTACTGTCAACCCACCACTGGCCCTGGCCGCTGTCAACCCACCACTGGCCCTGGCCACTGTCAACCCACCACTGGCCCTGGCCGCTGTCAACCCACCACTGGCCCTGGCCACTGTCAACCCACCACTGGCCCTGGCCACTGTCAACCCACCACTGGCCCTGGCCACTGTCAAGCCACCACTGGCCCTGGCCACTGTCAAGCCACCACTGGCCCTGGCCACTGTCAACCCACCACTGGCCCTGGCCACTGTCAAGCCACCACTGGCCCTGGCCGCTGTCAAGCCACCACTGGCCCTGGCCGCTGTCAAGCCACCACTGGCCCTGGCCGCTGTCAAGCCACCACTGGCCCTGGCCGCTGTCAAGCCACCACTGGCCCTGGCCGCTGTCAAGCCACCACTGGCCCTGGCCGCTGTCAAGCCACCACTGGTCCTGGCCGCTGTCAAGCCACCACTGGCCCTGGCCGCTGTCAAGCCACCACTGGCCCTGGCCGCTGTCAAGCCACCACTGGCCCTGGCCGCTGTCAAGCCACCACTGGCCCTGGCCGCTGTCAAGCCACCACTGGCCCTGGCCGCTGTCAAGCCACCACTGGCCCTGGCCGCTGTCAAGCCACCACTGCCCCTGGCCGCTGTCAAGCCACCACTGGCCCTAGCCACTGTCAACCCACCACTGG GAGCCGCGAGCCAGATGGTGCCGGAGAGTGAGGTAATATATGAGCGCCTCACCGCCCGCCAGGTCGCCCTGGAACCCCCCGACACCCGCCAGGTCGCTCTGGAACCCCCCGACACCCGCCAGGTCGCTCTGGAACCCCCCGACACCCGCCAGGTCGCCCTGGAACCCCCCGACACCCGCCAGGTTGCTCTGGAAGACTCCGACACCCGCCAGGTCTTCCTGGAAGACCCCGACACCCGCCAGGTCTTCCTGGAAGACTCCGACACCCGCCAGGTCTTCCTGGAAGACCTCGACACCCGCCAGGTCTTCCTGGAAGACCCCGACACCCGCCAGGTCTTCCTGGAAGACTCTGACACCCGCCAGGTCTTCCTGGAAGACCCCGACACCCGCCAGGTCGCCCTGGAACCCCCCGACACCCGCCAGGTCTTCCTGGAAGACCCCGACACCCGCCAGGTCTTCCTGGAAGACTCTGACACCCGCCAGGTCTTCCTGGAAGACTCTGACACCCGCCAGGTCTTCCTGGAAGACCTCGACACCCGCCAGGTCTTCCTGGAAGACCCCGACACCCGCCAGGTCTTCCTGGAAGACCCCGACACCCGCCAGGTCTTCCTGGAAGACCCCGACACCCGCCTGGAGGAGGTGCTGCCGCCGCCACAGGTCACAT TTTGGGTGTCTGGAGTACCTTCCCTGGTCCCTCCTGACGCTGGtggagccacaccaccagccacaccaccagccacacctgcagccacaccactagccacacctccagccacacctccagccacacctccagccacacctccagccacacctccagccacacctccagccacacctccagccacacctccagccacaccaccagccacacctccagccacaccaccagccacaccaccagccacacctccagccacacctccagccacacctccagccacacctccagccacaccaccagccacacctccagccacaccaccagccacacctccagccacaccaccagccacacctccagccacaccaccagccacaccaccagccacacctccagccacacctccagccacacctccagccacacctccagccacacctccagccacaccaccagccacaccaccagccacaccaccagccacacctccagccacaccaccagccacacctccagccacacctccagccacaccaccagccacacctccagccacacctccagccacacctccagccacaccaccagccacaccaccagccacaccaccagccacaccaccagccacaccaccagccacaccaccagccacaccaccagccacacctccagctacaccaccagccacaccaccagccacaccaccagccacacctccagccacacctccagccacacctccagccacacctccagccacaccaccagccacaccaccagccacaccacctgccacaccaccagccacacctccagccacacctccagccacaccaccagccacaccaccagccacacctccagccacacctccagccacacctccagccacatcaccagccacaccaccagccacacctccagccacacctccagccacaccaccagccacaccaccagccacaccaccagccacaccaccagccacacctccagccacaccaccagccacacctccagccacacctccagccacacctccagccacaccaccagccacaccaccagccacacctccagccacacctccagccacaccaccagccacaccaccagccacaccaccagccacacctccagccacacctccagccacaccaccagccacaccaccagccacaccaccagccacacctgcagccacaccaccagccacacctgcagccacacctccagccacacctccagccacaccaccagccacaccaccagccacaccaccagccacaccaccagccacaccaccagccacacctccagccacaccaccagccacacctccagccacaccaccagccacaccaccagccacaccaccagccacaccaccagccacacctccagccacacctccagccacaccaccagccacaccaccagccacaccaccagccacacctgcagccacaccaccagccacaccaccagccaca
- the LOC138355399 gene encoding uncharacterized protein: protein MVSPQWAHLAQERGCNCVALTWDIVNVKEYQLVCTIVSGPGLLFDVLGSLFHVLGSLLDVKGSLFDASNSLFDVSGSLFHLLGSLLDVKGSLFDASNSLFDVSGSLFHVLGSLLDVKGSLFDASNSLFDVSGSLFHLLGSLLDVKGSLFDASNSLFDVSGSLFHVLGSLLDVKGSLFDASNSLFDVLGSLFHLLGSLLDVKGSLFDASNSLFDVSGSLFHLLGSLLDVKGSLFDASNSLFDVSGSLFHLLGSLLDVKGSLFDVSGSLFDVIGSLFDDPGSLFDDPGSLFDVLDSLFDVELEQRQERK, encoded by the exons atggtgagccctcagtgggctcacctggcacaggagcgaggctgtaactGCGTGGCGCTCACGTGGGACATAGtgaacgttaaagaatatcagctgGTCTGT ACTAtagtcagtggtccaggcttgCTGTTTGACGTTTTAGGCTCGCTGTTTCACGTTTTAGGCTCGCTGTTAGATGTTAAAGGGTCGCTGTTTGACGCTTCAAACTCGCTGTTTGACGTTTCAGGCTCGCTGTTTCACCTTTTAGGCTCGCTGTTAGATGTTAAAGGGTCGCTGTTTGACGCTTCAAACTCGCTGTTTGACGTTTCAGGCTCGCTGTTTCACGTTTTAGGCTCGCTGTTAGATGTTAAAGGGTCGCTGTTTGACGCTTCAAACTCGCTGTTTGACGTTTCAGGCTCGCTGTTTCACCTTTTAGGCTCGCTGTTAGATGTTAAAGGGTCGCTGTTTGACGCTTCAAACTCGCTGTTTGACGTTTCAGGCTCGCTGTTTCACGTTTTAGGCTCGCTGTTAGATGTTAAAGGGTCGCTGTTTGACGCTTCAAACTCGCTGTTTGACGTTTTAGGCTCGCTGTTTCACCTTTTAGGCTCGCTGTTAGATGTTAAAGGGTCGCTGTTTGACGCTTCAAACTCGCTGTTTGACGTTTCAGGCTCGCTGTTTCACCTTTTAGGCTCGCTGTTAGATGTTAAAGGGTCGCTGTTTGACGCTTCAAACTCGCTGTTTGACGTTTCAGGCTCGCTGTTTCACCTTTTAGGCTCGCTGTTAGATGTTAAAGGGTCGCTGTTTGACGTTTCAGGCTCACTGTTTGACGTTATAGGCTCGCTGTTTGACGATCCAGGCTCGCTGTTTGACGATCCAGGCTCGCTGTTTGACGTTCTAGACTCGCTGTTTGACGTAGAGTTAGAACAACGACAGGAACGGAAGTAG